Within Desmodus rotundus isolate HL8 chromosome 6, HLdesRot8A.1, whole genome shotgun sequence, the genomic segment caggagaggccagGGAATTGACGGTCCACGCCTGAGGTGCTCTTCTGGCCCAGCCGCACAAACCAGCAGCAAACCCTCCGGGGAGCAGGACCCGCGGGCCTCCGGAAGCCCGAGGACAGAGAGCACCTTGCTCTGGGGGCTGTCGGTAGTTGGGAGAGGACCGGTCACAGCGGACGGCAGCACAGTGTAACACCCGATGGTCTGGTCCTCATACTGAGGAAACGCCTGAACCAGATTCAGCCCTCAGGACGCACAAGGGCAGCGAGGGCAGCACGAAGCACGAGTCTGTCACTTTGGCGTTTACACGGAAATCGTCACGGCGGTACTTCCCGGTGGTGTTGTGTAGACTCGCGTGGGGTGAAGAGTCATGTGCACATGGCAAAGCCGAGGCCTCCCTCGGTCCTGGGGTGGCCCCACTCGGTATGTGAGGGTGTGCTTTGTGACCACGGAGTTCCGGATGGGCCACTGGGGGGCGAAATGAGAACCCGCAGAAGGAGCAAAGATTTCTGCAGGGCTGCGCGTGGCCAGAATGAATAGGAAGCACGTAAAAACAGGATTATAACGAGGGTTTTCcctcttggacttccagtcttgTTTTTATAATCGGGGGCAACgggtttttaataaaaagaaacactaatGTAGTTACAGATGGGTGGACAGTATCAGGTACGGTTAGGCAGGGGGACTTCAGACCCGAGTTCAAATCCGCACTGTGCCCTTCCTTATGGAAAGCCACTCATTGCCTCAGCCTCTGAAAGaccatctgcaaaatggacaCATGGATGGCACCTGCCCCACAGGGCTGCACGGACTCACAGTGATGTCCTCATGCCCGCACTCCAGGGATGCTGACTGAGGTCATGACCCGGGGCCAGGCCTGTCCCCAGGGCTCCGTGCACCGCCACATTCTGTCTTCCGACAGCCAGCATGAGGACGCCAGCAGCATCCCTCCCATCgagggagaaggaggtggaggaaggcgGAGGGTTCCCAAGGGCAAGCAacttgtccagagtcacacagcgaggggcagagctgggctttcTGTCTAGACAGCCTGGCTCCAGACCCCACTCAGTTCAGTGCTGGGTGCTAcggcagaggaggctgggaaacCAGGGTGTCCCCGGGGCTGGGTTTATGGAGCCTGCCGTCCCCTCGCATTTCCCACTCAAACCCCATTGTCAGAACCTCTGGGGCCAAGCCAGGAGTGAGGCACAGGGTGGCCTGATTGTGTCCCTGTAGGCTCCAGCTGTCGCTTACAAAAGACGAGGGCCCGCCAGCAGCTCTATCTCCCCACGAAGCTCCACTCCCCTGATGTGAGTGGGTCTGTGGCTCTGAGGAGCCCAGGGTCTGTGTTCTTCATGTAAGGGCGGTTTATTGGGCCTCAAGGGGCCATATACCGTGGAACACAAATGTCTGTGAAGATCACGTTTCCACCCGTCACGAGGGTCCTGGATCAGCGTCCTGGCTGGGCTGATGCAGCGGGAGGGttgttttcctcctctctctctccctaacccTGGGGACACCGCGTTGGAGGGGACATGTCCTCCCAGAGTAAGTGTGTGGCATGCCTGGTCTTGCATTGTTGCACTATCGTAGCCAAATGCAGCTGCAGACCGAGAAATGCTCAGGGGCCGGGCATAGGGTGGTGAGGACCGAGGGGCCCACTCAGGCTCTGCTGCTTCAGAAGCCGTGGTTTACTTTTCTTCTAAATCCAAAAATCCTTCCCTCTATGAGAACCTTCTCTGTCATATTTCGAGGCCAGCTGACTCAGccatcagcttttaaaaatagcgTGAGAAAAAATACAGGTTATGTAGCTGTAGATGCCCAGTGTCATGGGGCGAGTCCCTGCCCCTTCgtccaggggctggggtgggtagTGTGGGCCCGGAAGTGCCACTGAAATCAGCCAGTTACTCCCCAACCCTCTTGGTCCCCCAGGTTGTTCGGCGCTGTGCTACTTTGTAAAGCTTGCTTGTAGTTTATCATCAGGAGCTGGGCTCTCCCCCTGGGCAATTTGGGGACCACTAGGTGCTTTTGAACAGAGAAGGGTCGTGCCTTGGCCTGGACTTTGAAGGGGTCTCTCCGGCTGCGTTTATGTGAACCTGCCGGGGGGTCAAGGGGGCTGCTGGTTGGgaggctgtgtggctgctgcaggtGAGAAGTGGTGATGGTGTtggccagggtggaggggaccAAGGTGACAAGAAACGGTCAGATTACAGATGTATCTGCTGGTAGACTGAACGTAGATGTGAGAAAAACGGAGTCTGGGATGACTTCATGATTTTGACCTCAGTGACTGCGAAGGTGGGACTGACATTTCCCGAGATGGGAcgatgcaggggtggggggtaggggggaggccttcagcaggggagggggcagcaggagcTGCGGTTGGGAAGGTGTCTGAGGTTGGAATTCGGTACTGGCATCGGGGTGGTGGCGATGGAACACTCCCGTCACCCATTCCCAGGCAGTTAACAGGAAATATAAATGAGGGGGGGGGTCACACGTTGGATCAAGAAGGAACTTTAGAAAGTATGTGGCAGAagggggaaaccaaggcccaaaGAGAGCAGAAGGCAGCGACAGAGCTGAGACAGAGCCGGTTCTTGggtcccccgcccccctgcctgggtgtgtgtggggaccGAGGCTGGAGGGTAAGGCCGGGTGGCTATCAATGGTGTCTCCCTCCAGGTCACCATCCTCGTCAGCCTGGCCCTCGCGTTCCTCGCCTGCATCGTGTTCCTGGTGGTTTACAAAGCCTTCACCTACGACCACAGCTGCCCAGAGGGCTTCGTTTATAAGGTGAGAGCCCTGCGGCAGGTGAGGGACTCCCCTCGCCCCTGCCGCGTGGCCCCTGTGATGTCAGGCCCCCTCTGCGGAGTGCCGTCTTAGGGGAGGGGCTCTCcttcctactggggacccagtccTTCACGCAAAGCTGAAAACTCATGGCCACATTTCAGACAGtctgcagggaggctgccaccGGCAGAATCTGGGTGCCAGCGAAGACAAGACATCGACCAATCCTCCTCTCATCTAAGTTGACGGTGGTGATGGTGTTGATGCCGGGGGGGCCCAGGCCgggtgctgcctgtcacctgctCTCTGGCTGTGGTCCCCAGATGGGGCGGCCGTGTTGCAGAGTGGGTTGGAAGCAGTCTGCGAGCTGCCCCTGACTCTGTCTCTCTTGTCCCCAGCACAAGCGCTGTATCCCGGCCTCCCTGGATGCTTACTACTCAGCCCAGGACCCCAGCTCCAGAAGCCGCTTCTACACGGTCATCAGCCACTACAGCGTGGCCAAGCAGAGTACGGCCCGGGCCATCGGGCCATGGCTGTCGGCGGCCGCCGTCATCCATGAGCCCAAACCACCCAAGACCCAGGGCCATTAGAGGCCCACCGCAGCCaggatggggggtggaggggggacccCCGTTGGCTAAGCCAAGCTCCAGTTACAAGACCACGCTGTACTCCTGggatggggggggtgggggggctggggcggggtggggggactcaACCTGAGCTACCAAGCACTGGAGTTGTCGGAATCggtatttctttttgtctttggtaTTGTTGATTCGTCCCCAAGTCAGGCTCATGTACAAAGGCATGTTTCGTGTTGACTGTTCCCATGTAAGATATTTTCAAAGCCACTGCTTATTATTtgttaggaaaaattaaaaacccaacaGGAAAGAAGCAGAGAACACGAAcggaaaaaaaaggattaaacTGGCTGCAAGTAGAAGACGCTGAAGGGAGGAAAGCCCCCCTGGGCTGCTTAGACGAGAGAGTGTAGCTCCTGTGTGGGCTCCCCAAGGCACGGAACCTGTGGTGAAGCAGGCCGGGCGTCTGGGTGGCCACTGGTCCGCAGGACAGGAACTGGGAAGGTGGGGAAGGTGGAGTGGGAGACAGGGACTGGTGTTGATGATAGTAAGCCCTGGAAGCACACAAGTCAAAGTGCACGGCCCCCAACAGGGGGCGCTGGCGAGATGAGCACAAATTTGTGCAAAAGGGCTTCCGAGCTCGCCGGCTGGGCGTGAGTGCGGTGTCAGTGAGCACCGAGGAAAGGGCAGGCAGGGCCTTCTTCTCGCGTTTCTAGATCTACACTCGGACACTGCCCACGTTTATGagatggtggaggtgggaggggaaagaaggggggcaggaagaaggcaggacAGGACAGGCGTGTGACATTTGTCCACATCGTAAGCACAGGTACCTGATTTTTAAGTGTTGGTTCGGTTGTTTGCTTCCCAAACGATGGAGGTCATGACCAGGTGACAGCCGGGGGGACTTTAAGACGGGAGCTGCCACAAGGCAGATCATTTCTAAGGGAAGTGGAGAAATATGCCCATCTGTAGCCCACTCCGTGGTGTTGACAGGGGGTGTCTCTCCAGTCTCCCTGATCTGGTTCTAGAAGTTCTTGACAAGGAGGCAGTGtcgggccaggccaggccccccaCTTCCCTGAGCCCCCTCAGCACACTAACGACACTCTCCTGCTAACATTTTGGGGAGGCCCACtctggggggcagtgggggagtcAGCTCCAGGACAAAAGGCCAGACCCGGCTGGAGAGTTGGTAATTTGAGAAGTGGTACCGTTTTCCCTCGAAGCTCCAACAGGCCATTGAAAGGGCATTTTTGCAGCTTGCTCTGTTGCTGGGATCATCATTCACAGCAGCTAGGTCACAAGACTAGCGAGGCGCCAACTGTCCTGCCAAACACCACCGTCCgacttttcctccctccccgcaCCGCTCTGCCCCGTCACCTCAAGTCACCTGTAAATTCATCTGTCACTTAAAGCCGAATAACAAATTGCCCCTAGCCAAAACGCTGAGCGCTTTATAATTTTGTGGTGTATTTTTGTCAGTAGGTAGCAGAGGCTAAAGTATTTTTTGGTGTAATTCTTGAACTTTTCTGACGGAAAACAAATAAAGATCgatgtgtctgagccccatgacCTCCCTCGGCGACTTCATCTCCTGCTCAGTGGGCCCGGCAGGGAAGAGGCTGGGGTTCCGAGGTCCTCGGGGCTGGGGTGAGCTCTGGGGGCAGAGTGTGCTGTTAGGCTGGTGCTGGAGTGGGGCAGTAGGGTACCCCCCAATCATTAGGCACCTGGGGCTTGAATGAGGCCAAGGTCAGAATCAAGGACCAAGAGATGCACCTGGCCGCTTACCTTGCAGCCCAGCATCCTTCGCCCCGTGAGCACCTGCTGAGGGCCAGGCTGCATGGGGCACGGGCATTTAGCCACAATGATGCCTGCTCACAGCCCTGAAGTCGGGAGGCAGAGTCAATGCACAGACAGACCCGCAAAAGAAGAATCTGGGTGCCACCAACATAACACTGTTAGCCGGGAGCCAACAGCTTGAGGAGGAAGGTGATGGGCAAGGGGTGGGGCCCTTTGCACGATTAGCTCACTTAAATCTTATCACCCTGGAAGGCAGGGACTCTTGACCCCCCacttgacaggtgaggaaactggggctcccGAGGGATGAAGAGGTGCCCAAGGGCTATAGCCGATGAGCTGGGATTCCAACCCCGGTGTGTGCGGTCCCTTGACTGGCTCTGCAGCCTGCATGGCTCAGGTGCAGGTCATTCCTCTGGGAGTGGCAGCCACCAGGAAAGTGATCCAGCTTGTCCTCTGTGTCCACGGCTCACGTCCAGGACAGCAGCGCGTCAGTGCCTCTTGCCATGTGCCACTTGTTAAGTGCTTTGCGTCTCAGCTCAGATACCTTCTGTGAGGTGGTTGCCGCCTCTGCATCACCCTGTctggagatgaagggagggagccccccccaccaccaccccaggcaGAGCAGCGGCTGGCTCCTGCTCACGCGGTTAGGAAGCCACGGGCTGTGATTCCATCCCACGGGTTTCGGTGCCAGCGTCTTAACCGCGCTGCTGTGCAGCACGGACTGCTCATCTCTGCAGGCTGCTTGGCGGCTGATAGTTTGTGTTCACACCTCCTCTCCAACTCAGGCGGCAGCCACtgcgggaggggctggggcagagctggaggcTGAGACTCCGAGCTCCTGGCTGTAGCAGAGCTGCGAGGGAATGCGCGGGACTGgtgtggagaaggaagaaagcgTCGCTCCTGCCCTCTGGGGCTGTCCAGGCTGCGGAGTGTGGGCCTGAGGTCAGCCTCCCCGCACCCACCAGCTCTGGGCTCTGGCCTCCGTCAGGGCACGGGGAGCGGGAAAGCCAGGCCAGGGGTCAGGTCTGCCAGAGCAGGTTGATCTGTACGGCCAGTTCATAAACACCCAGTACTTTTTTCAGTTACATAAAGTCAGCTAAAGACTTAATGAACACACGTTCAAACACTGTCACAAATGCATCTGCTACCCCATTGCCTCAAAATATACGCTGCGAGTGTGCGGCCGGAAAGAAGGGAGCGTGTACGGGACCAGGAAGGGCTGTCTTGAGGGGGGGACCCTGGGTCCCCATGCTATTTCTGGCGGAGTCAGAATTTTCTCATCAGAAAGAAGGGGGGCACCTAGCTGCCCCCATGAATACCCAGGGACTGGGAGGTTAGTTCCAGAAGAATTTGGTCAGGAGAGAGCCGCTCTGGGGTTTGGAGGACGGGGTTTCACAGGGAGAGGGTCAGGCAGCCAGGAAATGAGGATTAAACACGGCACCTTCATTTGCAGAACAAGCTCTGTGTGTGACTTTTGCACACTTTTTCATCTGCTGGCCGGCCTGGGGAACATGACCTTAGGGGTGCAGGGGGCCTGGTGGGGCGGCAGCTCTGAGGAGGAGGGGTGTCAGCCAAGGGTCCATGGAGGGACTGGCCTCAAAGCTGAGCGGGAGGGATCCAGGCGGGTGGAGAGAAGACAGCGCAGGCCCACCAGCCCACGGGGACAGCATTGTGGAAGTGGCAGGAGAGACGCTCCGGGATGGCTCCCCCGGGGTGCACTGGGCACAGAGAGCCAACATGCATGGGAACCCGCTGGCactccctggggcccaggcctgggtgggcatggggggagggacagggacaaCCAGCCTGCTCAGGAGAGGCCGAGGTGGCGCCTGGGGTGATCCCAGCAGTGCTCCTGTCAGAAGACATTTAGGGAGACAGACCTTCTTCTGGGAAGTTGAAAGACCCCTCGTTGGAAGAACTGCTGCTaatgtgtccccccaccccccgtgtgTGTGATGTGCTCTAGTCCAGATGGGGAGTCGTGggaaaaggacaagaaagaaATCCCCAATAATTTTTCCAGGAAGCACACGCCACCATCTCCTGTTTAAAAAACAGTGTTCCTGAACAGTTGCTGGGGAAGGGTTGGTTTCCACGGCAACGTCCCTGCCGTTCTGTAGATCTGGCTCCCGTCTGGCACAGCAGGGTGTTTATCTGAGTCCTCCCGTCTCTCAGAAATGATTTCTTTCTGAGAACCGAGGCCCAGCGCTCATAATTGAAGTTGCCGCACGGCCACCCCCTCTCTGGAcgccttctgtctccctctctattcttctctgtcttctgtgTCTCTCGATCTGTCCTTGTCTTCGTCTCTGCCCCTCCGTTTCCTTTGGAAACAAGGACCAGAGGCTGTGGGATGATGTAATTTTCATTGCAGCCGGAGGTCCTGGTGAGCATTGTGCTGGGCGTGGGGTGGGGCACGGGGCAGAGGGGagcacagagtccctgggagGAGCCAGGCCTCCAGGCTCCGCCCCTCCTGGATCTTAGGCCTTGGCcaactccctgcctctctctaagCTTCCGTgtccccatctttaaaatggggacaacaatgGTACCCACTGCCACTTTTTGCAAAaactcaatgaaatattttaacttatCTGTGGCAGGTACTCAACAAATTGTAGCTACTACATCTTGAATTCAAGCCTCTTACTCAGCCTCagatttttcatttgtaaattggaATTATTGTAAAACAGTCCCTCCCCCTCACAGGGTTGCTATGGCTTAGACTCTGACGGTGTGtcgcttgtggaggtggttgggtggtggtgctccaacctGGGCTGCAGCCGTCCATGGGTGCACagcctctggggcctcccaggaggtgcaggccaaggtcagccagccCGTGTTGTGTCTGAGGACTCccggcataagctacaaagcaatctgcagatggctgctattgtgctgggcttggaggggccccagcaaggccaagctgtgaaccaaggccagctgctgctagtcctgggcctggagccacttagcaagacTTACGGGGCTCGCTGAGGACAGATGCTGACTGTTTGAcagatttaggaaaatctgaagcttGAGCCGAGATaagccattcatttggaaaagccTCTGGAAACAGCTCAGGTGGACCTGAAAGCTGGGTGGGGCGGAGCCTCCGGgaatcaccagggcggggcaaacagtgtgagccaggttgatggagtctcagatatagccccccacctgccagctctgttgggggagggctcagaaaaggaacagtggcctctgccagcacttctgtctgggagaaagctgtcccccagctctctccctgatgctggacaattcagttcctccccatatgcctctGGTGCCTTCCAAGCTGCTGCCCctcgctggagctcagagggagtgaatgtgAGTAAGCCTGGGCATgcatgggtcctttaagaggagctgcctgggaccccagaaatttctgtcttccacagcctcaatccctaCTCATGTATACAGCCAGAAACTGTGGGGATTTCTCTTCcttgcactggagccctgggctggggggcctggtgtggggctgggaccccttgctcctgagatatccctcccgatttttatcagccacacgtgggtgtggggccagccctttccacatctccatccctcctaccaggctcgatgtggtttcttctttaattctgtagttatggacttccattcagctcgatccctggcagttctgaataatggttgttctgtacttgggttgtaattattttttttttttgagaagcagcgcttttaatttgttcttcagCCCCTTGCTCAGTAACACACCCAAAGCCTGGCTGTGCTGCGCTTGGGGCAGCCCCACAGACAACCCATTCGCCCGCCACACTTGCTAGGCATGTGGATGGGGTGGCTGCTGGGGCGGACGCCTTCTCATCGGAGAGAGCACTGTCCTCTCTGTGACAGGGATGATGGCCGAGGGCTTTAGACTCCGCTCTGCTGAAAAGCAATGAGCACAGCATTGTGCCAGGGCTCTGGCTGCAGACCCTTCCTGCGGCTCTGGGAAGAAAAGCCTCTTTCCACAGAG encodes:
- the NSG2 gene encoding neuronal vesicle trafficking-associated protein 2, which produces MVKLNSNPGEKGAKPPSVEDGFQTVPLITPLEVNHLQLPAPEKVIVKTRTEYQPEQKNKGKFRVPKIAEFTVTILVSLALAFLACIVFLVVYKAFTYDHSCPEGFVYKHKRCIPASLDAYYSAQDPSSRSRFYTVISHYSVAKQSTARAIGPWLSAAAVIHEPKPPKTQGH